The window GTGCGCGACAAATAATTTCATCACTTCAATATAAAATGCATCACTTTATTGCTAAAAGTAAAGCTGATGCATACCTATTTATAGGTATTTTTAGTTTTTATTTCACTCTTCCTTTTGAATTCATACCATTTCTTTCAAAATTACAATTGTAATTAATCAGCAACCAAAACCTTTATACCCACTCGAAGACATCCTGTTTGAGAGTAAATTAACATTCAATAAAGATTTCCGGGAGTTGATTAAATAATTAAATGCATTGTTGTTATTCATAAATAAATAGAGAACATCAGAAATGCTGATAGTCAAATATGATATACCAATATAACCAACCAAAATATGAGAAATAAAATACAAACATTAGCATTACTGATTTTGATCAGTACAACAGCCTTTTCACAAGAAACTCAAACTAGTCCAACATTAAATTTCACAGGTTCAAGTCCTTCTCTATCTAAGGGGACTATTAACACAGAGGTATTAACTGCTATAATTCAGAAAAAACAAGAAGAAATAAAACAAAGAGTATTTAAAAACACAATTATTAGTCAATTTAATAATTCGGAAAACAATTATAAAAAACGATTAAATAATTTTGCGACTTATAATTACTTGTATAGTCTTATGGATATTCTGACAAGTGGAAAAAACAAAAAAGTGATGACCAAATCTGCAATCGAAAAATCTGCAGAATTTGGTTTTATTTTCGGATTAGCAATTTATACAAATCCTGATATAGTTAAAGGAGCTAAAATAACCTCTTTTGACACTAATAAAAAAGGAATACCAAATTACAACAGGTATGAAATAGATGAAGCAAGTGTTCATAAGTTCAATGTCATAATTGATATGGTTTATAGCATTATTATAGAACCGCAAAATGAAACGATAATTCAAGAGCTTTTTAAATTTGACGACTCGATATCAGATTTAAATTTCCGTATTTGGAATGAGAAAGATAATACTTTCGAAAAAGAAAAACGATATGCACAAGATAGTGACCCTAACAATCAAATATATTCTATTCAACAATTAGAAAATTTAAAATTGACGACTGAAAATAAAATCAAAAATTTATTTGAAAATTTGAATAGCTTGAATCTACTTAAAAATGAAATTCAGTCAATTAATAAAGGAGAATTAAAAGCAAAAATTTTAAATAAGTACCCAAGTATTGGAGAAGCCGAATCAAAGAACATTTCAGATGATTTCAAGAACAAAATTGAATCTTTATTGAAAAGTCTAGATGAATTAACTGCATCTGAAATCACAATGAAAATAAATGAATTACAAGACAAATTTGATTTTTTACTTAATGATAATCAGAAATTATTAATAACAAAATTAACCTCTTTCATTGATTTTAACTATGATGAATATAGGCAGATATATAATTTCTTCAGTGGATTACATAAAGTTAACTTCAAAGATTTTTCATTAACTCAAAAGCAATATAATGCTTTAAAATTTATACTAATCAAATTTATCAACGTAGCCAAAAACCATTATCCAAATGATGTCATTTCAACCATGTTAGAGCTTTTATTAGAAAACACTATAGTAGAATATAATGAATATGGAAATCTTGTAAATAACGATTCCAATTCTGAAAGTATTGGATATTTATATGTAGATATAGAATCTTTAATATATACATTAGACCAGAATTTCTCATCAGAAACAAAAAGAGGAATAACTAAATATATTACGCCTTTTTTCAGTATTGGTACTAATTATGCTTCATTTAACGAATCAAATTCATTAATCTCTAATAATGATGGAACTCAATCATCTTTGAGTAACTTATATTTTGCAAGTGAAAAATTAGGTTTAAAATGGAAAGTTTGGAATTGGAAATATACTCACGCATTTAAAGCTGGTGAAAGTTTTAATTATTATGGAAGAACAACTCATTGGTTTAGACCACAAGAAGAGCCCTTGATAAGTGATTTTCACTTTGTCGCCTATGGTTCTGGACTATTATACAACCTTGTTGACCTTAAATCAGAAAATAATTTTAATTATGCTGTTGTTGGAGCTGGTATAGGAATAACTTTTTTTAATGGGTTATGTGTAAATGTGAGTATAGCAAGTCCAATCATTGATAAAAAGATAGATAATGATTTTATTAATTTCGGGTTCGATATTCCGATAATTGAATACATTTCAGCTTTAACTAATAAAAAATAACGGTATACAAAATCTAAGCTCTAATGTTGCGCTAAAGGCGCGAATCATTAGAGCTTTTCTGTTGAGCTCAACATGCAAACCTTCAGATTTTTTCTTTAGGGATTGAATATTTTTAGGGTATTTTTTTACCCATTTTTGTTTCATTCCCTGTTACCACCATTTATAACATAGTGGTAATAAATATTAAATACATCCAAAATCTTTAAGAAGCTGTAAGACTTTTCAAAATGACTCAGCCGATCTCCTCATTCATTTGCACTCCTCCTAAGTCATTTTCATGATTTAATTCACACTCAAAGCCCTCAACACATGGAAAGACCCAAGCGGATGCTTGAACTATTTCTTACCTTACCATTGTAATATTAATCCTCCATAATCTCCTTTACTCTCCCTACCTCTCCAGTCTCCAGTCGGACTTTAATCCCATGAGGATGAAAGGAGGATTTAGTTAGTATTTTCTCCACGAAGCCATCTGTTAGATCACCGGTACGCTGATCTTCTTTCATCACTATGGCTACCTCCGCTCCTATTTGAATATCTTTTCTATTTCTACCGTCTGGCATGATTTCTTAATTTTGAAATGAATTGCAATTTAAGGCAAAATAATAGCATAACCGTATTTTATAATATAACATAGCTAACTCCCCCACTTCCGAAGAATTCGGAAAAGCGGGCGGGACGAAAGTTTAGCGGGCCAGCGCTGGAATAGCGGGTGGCAGCATTAAACTTTCTTGTATTTTTGTTTCTTTTTGTACAAGCAAAAAGAAAGGAAAGAGAATATAAAATGCTCTTTTTCCTGACAGTAAAGTGCGATTCACTATAAGTAAAGAAATCCTACGCAAGAGATTCCTGATCAAGTCAGGAATGACGCTTTGAATAAACGTTTTCTGTAAAAAAAAACACACTTTAAGATTAAGGTAGATTGCTTCACTGCGTTCGCAATGAAGCTCTGAATAAGCGTTGTCTATCAAGATACAATTCCTTGCTAACTCCCCCACTTCCGCCTTAGCGGAAAAGCGGGCGGGACGAAAGTTTAGCGGGCCAGCGCTGGAATAGCGGGTGGCAGCTTTAAACTTTCTTGTATTTTTGTTTCTTTTTGTACAAGCAAAAAGAAAAGAAAGAGTATTATAAATTCTCTTTTTCCTGACAGTAAAGTACGATTCATTTTAAGTATAGAAATCCTACTCAAAAGATTCCTGATCAAGTCAGGAATGACGATCTGAATAAACGTTTTACGTAAAAAAACACACTTTAAGATTAAGGTAGATTGCTTCACTTCATTCGCAATGACGCTTTGAGTTATCAGTTTCAAAAAAGAAATATCCTAGCTAGCTCCCCCACTTCCGCCTTAGCGGAAAAGCGGGCGGGACGAAAGTTTAGCGGGCCAGCGCTGGAATAGCGGGTGGTAGCTTTAAACTTTCTTGTATTTTTGTTTCTTTTTGTACAAGCAAAAAGAAAGGAATGAACATTTTATATTCTCCTTTTCCTGACAGTAAAGTGCGATACAATATAAGTATAGAAATCCTACTCAAAAGATTCCTGATCAAGTCAGGAATGACGTTCTGAATAAACATTCTCTATTATGACACAATTCCTTGCTAACTCCCACAACTCCAAAGCATTCGGAAAAGCGGGCGGGACGAAATTTTAGCGGGCCAAAGCTGGAATGGCGGGTGGCAGCTTTAAACTTTCTTGTATTTTTGTTTCTTTTTGTACAAGCAAAAAGAAAAGAAAGAGCATTTTATATTCTCTTTATCCTGACAGTAAAGTACGATTCACCTTAAGTATAGCAAGCGCAACAAAGAGATTCCTGATCAAGTCAGGAATGACGCTCTGAAAAAGCGTTGTCTACCAAGATACAATTCCTTGCTAACTCCCCCACTTCCGCCTTAGCGGAAAAGCGGGCGGGACGAAAGTTTAGCGGGCCAGCGCTGGAATGGCGGGTGGCAGCTTTAAACTTTCTTGTATTTTTGTTTCTTTTTGTACAAGCAAAAAGAAAATCAGCAACTATTCCCTAATTTTAAACCAATACCTAAAAGCAAAACACTATGGACTATCAATATTTCAAAGTAGAGATTAAAAATAAAGTAGCTACAGTAACCTTTAACCGAGCAGAAAAATCAAATGCTCTGCATATGCCGGCCTGGACAGAAATGAAGGAGATATTCAACAGCCTATCCGAACAGTCAGAAGTTCGGGCCATAGTATTAGCAGGAGAAGGCAAAAACTTTTGCGCAGGTATCGATTTAGAACTCTTGATGTCGGTAGGTGAATATCAGAAAATAGAATGTGCAGGAAGAAGAAGCGAAGCCATCAGAAGCTTAGTGTTGAGCTTGCAAGAAGCGGTAAATGCCATAGAAAAATGTAAGAAACCCGTGCTGGCAGCCGTACATGGCGGTTGCATAGGCGGAGGCGTGGATATTGTAGCCGCTTGTGACATACGCTATTGCACGGAGAATGCCTATTTCACCATTAAAGAAATTGATCTAGGCATGGTAGCAGATTTAGGTACCTTACAGCGATTACCCAAATTAATATCACCGGGAATGGTATCCGAAATGGCCTATACAGGACGAAAAGTGCAAGGCAAAGAAGCCAAAGAAATTGGTTTAGTGAATCAAACCTATTTCTCAAAAGATGAACTTTTAGAAAGCGTGACTAAACTAGCTCGCACCATTGCTTCCAAATCACCCTTATCGATTAGAGGTACCAAAGAAGTATTGAAATACAGCCGGGATCATTCAGTAGAGGATTCACTAAATTATATGGCTACTTGGAATGCTGCTATGCTCCTATCCGATGATTTAAGTGAAGCTTTTAAAGCCAGCATGGAAAAACGATCGCCTGACTTTAAGGATTAAAAACACATTTGCGTATTACGCAGTAATTAAATTTTTATTTTTTCGATGAATAGTACAATATCGATGCTGAATTTTAGAACGGTTCTTCTATATTTACAACTCTTCAACAACCAGAACCTTTATACCCATCCATTTCATAAAGCTTTCTGGGTGTTGGAATAAGGAACAATTAAATATATTTTTTACTTATGGAAACTAAATACCTCTTAAAAGATGAGCAAATTATAACTCAATCTGATCAAAAGATCATTACCCTAACAAATCAACGAATTAGATATGCCGCAAAAGCTTTAGGTAAGGCTCACATAGTTAGTATGATGCTAAATAAGATTAGTTCTATTGAATTAAAATATAAGAACAATCTTTTATTACTCTTACTTGCCATTATTGGTGCTTTAGTTTTGGTTTATGGCTATTCTATGGATGATACTGATCTTTTAGTAGCGGGTCTTATTGGAATGACAATATGCGTTTATATCTATATCAAAAATAGAAAATATGTAATCTCCATTGCTTCAGAAAGTGGGAAAGAAATTCTATTTCATACAAAAGGAATGAAACATGAAGATATTTTGAAATTTATTAATCAAACGGAAGAAGCAATTCAAAACTTAGATAGATAAGTTTTAAAGAATTTCAATCAAAAACTAAAACCTGAGAAGCCCTTATAGATTGAAGGTTTTCAATGGCTGATATAATAATATAAAGGATTGGAAGGAAGTTAACTTTTCCTCCTTTTATCTTTCTTAGTTCCAAAACCTCATAAATGAATATAGAAATAACAATAAACAATAATAAAATTTATCTAGAGTATACACCAGAAAATGGTACCGAATGGATAAATGAATTATTTGAAAAAGGTGAGGATTTTAGAGCAAAAGGTACTTTTCGATTAACTGAAGATGATTTAGTAAAAGATTCTAATTTAATACCGGGTACTTCCTTATCTCTTTCATTTGGTCATTCAATGACGTTTGAAATTGGGCGTTTATCTGACGATTATTATAGAATTTACAATACCATACTTGAGACGAAAAATGATGTCTTATTTCACAAATCTTGTACAATTAGTAATAAGTATTTTATTGTCAATAGTAACATATCAATACTCTTTAAGTTCGAGAAACTTGCTGACCAACAAATTATTATTGGAGGAGACAAGGAAAGTGCTATTCCAGAACAAGTTTTTAAAGATATTATTAATTCTTTCCCTTCTAGAACTGAACTAAAACATTATGTTAATTCTAGAATTACCAATGTTTTATCACAGTATTTAGATAATGTTAATGACTCAGGAAAGGCATTTGAAAAGTACATTGAGAATCGTAATAGGATAGGAAATATAAGGTCGTTTCCATCATTGAACGAATATGAATATGAGAAGTATCAATTTATATTGAAAACTCTTAAAGAGATGCTTGACAATAGTGACATTTATAGTGAAAGTGATTGGCAAAATCAAATTCTAGATATTATTCTCATCTTATTTCCTAAATACATTCTATGTTTTTCAGAGGTTCATATAAAAGATTACTATTCTAAACCTGATAAATCAACAAATAGAAAAATAGATTTAATGTTAATCGATGCAAATGGAAATATTGATGTCATAGAAATAAAGAAGCCTTTTGAAAACTGCATAGTGACAAAAAAGACATATCGGGATAATTATACTCCTATGAAAGAACTGTCAGGAACAATTATGCAATTAGAAAAATATATATTTCATCTTAATAAATGGGGAATTAATGGTGAAAAAACACTTACCAAAAAATATAAAAATGAATTGCCTCAAGATTTTAATTTAAAAATAACTAATCCGAAAGGGTTAATTATTATAGGTAGAGATGATAACCTTAGTACAGATCAGTTATTTGATTTAGAAATTATAAAAAGAAAATATGCAAATGTGGTAGAGGTAATTACCTATGATGATTTAATTAAAAGACTGGAAAATACATTAGATAAATTCAAATAAGTGCTTCGAACCCGAAAAGTAAACATTTTAAACTCATTAAATATGCCACTAACTATCACAACATTGACTCTCCTTAATGAATACATCAACGGAGTAATGCATCGTGCAGATGACCACGGGCACAACGTAAATGAAATAGTATTAACACTTGCAGGTGCAGTAATTTGGCGCGCAACGCAAGATATTGAAGTAAGAACTTATAAGGAAGAAACTGCAAATATTTTATGGTTAACTGTGGATGGGCATAGATATGCGTTAGCGTACAACCATAATACAGGAAATATTGAGATTCGTGATAGAAACCAAAACGGGACTGTTTTGGCAACTTTTAATAATTCATCAAGTGCTGATGATGTGAAATCTATTTTTGGAGGACTGTAAATTTAGAGATTAGGTTATAACTTTCTGTAAGAATCAATTAATATTATTTGAAGAGAATGATTTTGTACACAACTTAGACTATTTTTCTGTAATATTTTAAGCATACTTGTTACAAATTTTAAGTAGAGGCATGTGGTCAAATTTTTTTAAATTAATTGTCAAATATCGCCCCGTTCCCGCCATGCTCTGCATGGTGGACAATCATTTAAGACAACTTATCCTCTTCCAAAAAGGCAATTTAACCACCCCCCTTTCAATCATCATCACCTATTTTATAACTCTTTTTCATCTCTAAATTCACGCTCAAAACCCTTAACTCTCCTACCCTAAATACGTTAAATTTAATAGGTCTTTAACCCTATTAAAATGGCATTTATAGATTATTATAAAACCCTAGGGCTTAGCAAATCTGCTACCGAAAAGGAGATTAAAGCTGCCTATCGCAAGCTGGCCCGGAAGTACCATCCGGATGTTAATCCTGACAATAAAGAAGCGGAGCAAAAATTCAAAGCCATCAATGAAGCGAATGAAGTATTGAGCGATCCTGAGAAACGTAAAAAGTACGATCAATATGGTGAAAACTGGAAGCATGGTGAGGAATATGAAAAAGCGCGTCAGCAACAAAGGCAACAACAGCAGGCTTATAGTGCAGGTGGCGCATCTGGTTTTAACGAAGGCGATTTCTCTGATTTCTTTGAATCCATGTTTGGCGGTGGGGCTTCATTCAGTCAAGCTGGGCGTTCTGCAAAATTCAAAGGCCAGGATTATCATGCCGAACTCAATCTCAACTTAGCCGATGTTTACAGCACTCAAAAGCAAGTTTTAACGGTTAACGGTCAAAAGATCAGACTCACCATTCCAGCTGGAGTGGAAGACGGACAGAAAATCAAAATTAAGGGTAAAGGAGGCCAGGGCTATAATGGCGGTCCGAATGGTGATTTGTACATTCAATTTAATATTGCCCCACATCCAAAATTCAAACGAGTGGGTGATAATTTATATCAGGATGTAAAGCTAGATTTATACACTGCTATACTGGGTGGTGAACTTCTGGTAGATACTTTTGATGGACAGGTGAAACTGAAAATCAAAGCCGGCACAGACAATGGATCCAAGGCAAAACTGAAAGGAAAAGGCTTTCCTGTTTACAAAAAAGAAGGACAATTTGGAGATATGATCATCACCTATCATATCAGCATCCCTACCCAACTGTCTGATAAAGAAAAAGCCTTATTTAAAGAACTTCAAAACTTAAGAAGCTGATGAAAACGAAAGAATTAATATCCACTTATACGCTATGCTCTCAATACAATATTGAAATTAGTTTTGTAGATGAGTTAAATAAAATGGGGCTAATTACTATTGAATTAATAGAAGAGAAACCATTTATACACCACGATCAGCTCAATAAATTCGAAAAAATAATGAGATTATATCATGAGTTAGAGTTAAATCTTGAAGGTATTGATGTGGTTTTTCATTTATTGGAAAAGCAAGAAGCACTTAATCAAGAAATTAAAGCACTTCAAAATCGATTAAAGCTTTATGAAGGAGAGTAGAAATTTAAAATCATACTCTTATACATTAGGATTTTAGTCATGTTATAGTGCATTAAAGTCTTTTTCGATTATATGAATCTTTTACACGACAAAGACGGTAATTCAACATTCAAACTCCCCTATTTTTGCACCTACATTATATATTAATTCAATTTTTTTAGAATTAAATGTAACATAAGTTACAATAGGCTTACCGAATAAGCATTTATTTGACTGTCATTAAATAACTAAAAGTCTAAACTAGAAACTAAAATTAATTTTTTATGTACTAATTTTTTAACAACCCAAAATTTAGAAACATGGCACAATTTATCGCATTCAACAAAGATGTTGAAGTAAACAAGCAAACAGTTTTATCCATTGTTAATTCAATGGAAAAAGGCAAAGAAACAAGATTAGGAATTCTAATAAAAAATGGAGTAAATCCTGATCAAAATGAATGGTTCAATCAACAAAACTGGTTAAATGCATTTAAAGATATTGCCGAGAATCTTGGCGATATGAATCTATTTTTAATAGGAAAGGCCATAATTAACAATGCACAATTCCCTCCCATTAAAGATTTAGAAGAAGGTTTAAGATCAATTGATGTTGCTTACCATATGAATCATAGAGTAAATGGTAAAATAATGTTTGATCCTGAAACGGGTAAAATGACTCCTGGAATAGGGTATTACAAGGTCACAAAATTTGATAGCAAAAATAAAGAAGCTGAAATGGTATGTGATAATCCTTACCCTACTAAGTTTGATGAAGGCATTATCACACAGGTAGCTAATAAATTTAAGCCTATGGGTTCACGAGTTTCCGTAGATTTAGATACCACCAAAGAAATGAGGAAGGAAGGGGCAAACAGTGATACTTTTTTAATTAGGTGGTAGTAGTTGGTTTGAGTTCCTTACTTTAAAAAATGAAAAAGCACAAGCTAGAACTTGTGCTTTCTTATTTAATTATCCTTCCTTTAGTATCCCCCCTCCTTCCTAACTGACTTAAGCGCTCATTAAAATGATCGTCCCGCTTTCATCCCACCAAGCTTTGCCTGTTGTAATAGGGCTTTAATGGTGCTAATTGCTGCAAATTCAATTCTAATAACACTTAATAAAGCGTCTGCTACACTTAATTCTTTAACAACCCAATAAGCAATGAGTAGAAATGTTAAATTTCACAATCCTAAAGCTCTTTCTTTTGCATTGAAGAGAAAGTAATGATTTTAGGAATTAAAAATTTACTGAGAACATATTATATTTTTAAGGTATTAATTTAAAATATTGCTTTCTACCTTCTTCCGTTAAATATGGGAAAATGACTTCAAATAGTAATTGGTGATAATATGAAACTAATGAATCTTCTTGTATATTAAACAGGAAAGCAGCATTAATCCAATTGTCGCCCAAAATATTCATTCTTTCATACAGCCTTTCATATTCTCCTTCA is drawn from Marivirga arenosa and contains these coding sequences:
- a CDS encoding chaperone modulator CbpM, which gives rise to MKTKELISTYTLCSQYNIEISFVDELNKMGLITIELIEEKPFIHHDQLNKFEKIMRLYHELELNLEGIDVVFHLLEKQEALNQEIKALQNRLKLYEGE
- a CDS encoding J domain-containing protein translates to MAFIDYYKTLGLSKSATEKEIKAAYRKLARKYHPDVNPDNKEAEQKFKAINEANEVLSDPEKRKKYDQYGENWKHGEEYEKARQQQRQQQQAYSAGGASGFNEGDFSDFFESMFGGGASFSQAGRSAKFKGQDYHAELNLNLADVYSTQKQVLTVNGQKIRLTIPAGVEDGQKIKIKGKGGQGYNGGPNGDLYIQFNIAPHPKFKRVGDNLYQDVKLDLYTAILGGELLVDTFDGQVKLKIKAGTDNGSKAKLKGKGFPVYKKEGQFGDMIITYHISIPTQLSDKEKALFKELQNLRS
- a CDS encoding crotonase/enoyl-CoA hydratase family protein, which codes for MDYQYFKVEIKNKVATVTFNRAEKSNALHMPAWTEMKEIFNSLSEQSEVRAIVLAGEGKNFCAGIDLELLMSVGEYQKIECAGRRSEAIRSLVLSLQEAVNAIEKCKKPVLAAVHGGCIGGGVDIVAACDIRYCTENAYFTIKEIDLGMVADLGTLQRLPKLISPGMVSEMAYTGRKVQGKEAKEIGLVNQTYFSKDELLESVTKLARTIASKSPLSIRGTKEVLKYSRDHSVEDSLNYMATWNAAMLLSDDLSEAFKASMEKRSPDFKD
- a CDS encoding YwbE family protein, which gives rise to MPDGRNRKDIQIGAEVAIVMKEDQRTGDLTDGFVEKILTKSSFHPHGIKVRLETGEVGRVKEIMED
- a CDS encoding Shedu immune nuclease family protein: MNIEITINNNKIYLEYTPENGTEWINELFEKGEDFRAKGTFRLTEDDLVKDSNLIPGTSLSLSFGHSMTFEIGRLSDDYYRIYNTILETKNDVLFHKSCTISNKYFIVNSNISILFKFEKLADQQIIIGGDKESAIPEQVFKDIINSFPSRTELKHYVNSRITNVLSQYLDNVNDSGKAFEKYIENRNRIGNIRSFPSLNEYEYEKYQFILKTLKEMLDNSDIYSESDWQNQILDIILILFPKYILCFSEVHIKDYYSKPDKSTNRKIDLMLIDANGNIDVIEIKKPFENCIVTKKTYRDNYTPMKELSGTIMQLEKYIFHLNKWGINGEKTLTKKYKNELPQDFNLKITNPKGLIIIGRDDNLSTDQLFDLEIIKRKYANVVEVITYDDLIKRLENTLDKFK